A window from Oreochromis aureus strain Israel breed Guangdong linkage group 16, ZZ_aureus, whole genome shotgun sequence encodes these proteins:
- the rnaseh2b gene encoding ribonuclease H2 subunit B, whose amino-acid sequence MATKKKRTSNVDNDSWVVIAPDSAIDTHKHDGDPVFVRLRNPSTDAASLYMLGCGDVMLYEVKAFEDDFHSWFVGQAVQRDGRLIFVTPLDPLFLILPYLIKSGKEGKFQRVDQVVKDEEFPACSRLLSCARTLASLHHIAEEKEAGSQMYHRYSQEKTMNWLKKKVERMVIALKKRNISVGEGVKSSTYVRVKSETENQEEDFLRYSHGLISEYISEDLSKALLTLLGLPELTSPKETEPPSKKRKLSDKPVEAGEDYTKFNSADFARKPPKKMTAAQKSLAKVDKTGMKPMSSFFSPKVKAEKK is encoded by the exons ATGGCTACTAAAAAGAAGCGAACGTCAAACGTAGATAATGACAGCTGGGTTGTCATCGCTCCAG ACTCTGCTATCGACACACACAAGCACGACGGTGATCCAGTTTTTGTGAGACTAAGGAATCCATCAACAG ATGCAGCATCTCTGTACATGTTGGGTTGTGGGGATGTGATGCTGTATGAGGTCAAAGCATTTGAGGATGATTTCCACTCTTGGTTTGTTGGCCAGGCTGTGCAGAGAG atgGGAGACTGATCTTTGTAACACCTTTGGATCCTCTCTTTCTTATTTTGCCATATTTGATCAAATCTGGCAAAGAG GGAAAGTTCCAGCGTGTGGATCAAGTTGTTAAAGATGAGGAATTCCCagcttgctcgaggctgcttAGCTGCGCTCGTACCCTGGCCTCCTTGCACCACATCGCTGAGGAAAAAG AGGCGGGAAGCCAGATGTATCATCGATACAGTCAAGAGAAAACCATGAACTGGTTAAAGAAAAAG gtGGAGAGGATGGTTATTGccctaaagaaaagaaatatctCTGTGGGAGAAGGAGTGAAATCCTCAACATATGTCAGAGTAAAgtcagagacagaaaaccaagaGG AGGACTTCCTACGGTATTCCCACGGCCTGATATCAGAGTATATCAGTGAAGACCTGAGCAAAGCCCTCCTCACACTCTTGGG GTTACCAGAGCTCACAAGCCCAAAGGAGACCGAGCCTCCTTCTAAG AAGCGGAAACTTTCAGACAAGCCGGTGGAGGCTGGAGAAGACTACACCAAATTCAACAGTGCAGACTTTGCGCGCAAA CCGCCCAAGAAGATGACGGCAGCTCAGAAAAGTCTAGCTAAGGTGGACAAGACAGGCATGAAGCCAATGTCGTCCTTTTTCAGCCCCAAGGTCAAAGcagaaaagaaatga